The genomic stretch TCACCAACCCGGGAGTTGACATGACCCCGTAATCTGCATATTGGGTGGGATCGGTAACTTTAGTGATTTCTGCCTCGATACCGAGTTGTTCGACGGCCTTGCGGGCCATTTGTTCCAGGCGTTTGCAGTTGGCGCAGCCAGAACCGAGCACTTTGATGATGAGCATGTTTTTTCTCCTCTTTCTTTGCGTATCTTTGTGATCTTTGTAGAAAAATCTTGAAATGTTATTTTGACTGATCGCCGCAGTGCGGACAGCAGCATTGTGGCAGCGGATCGCTTTGCAGGTGCGCTGTGAATTCTTCGGCAGGGATTCCTATGAGTTGAGCAATTTCGCCGAGTACTTCAAGGATGGCTGGTTTGGCGAGTCGGTAATAGATATAGCGGCCCTCGCGGCGAGTGAGTAGTAATTTAGCTTTGCGTAAAGCCATCAGGTGCTGTGAGATATACGCCTGCCGATAGCCTAGCCGTGCCTCGAGATGGCAAACACAGGCCTCGCGGTGACCAATTGCAAGCAAGAGTTTTAACCGGGGAACGGGCTGAATAATTTTTAACAGTTGCCCAATTTCTTTTTCGGGGGATTTTATATTCGACATCTTGAATATATTATAAAATATATTCAGAAATGTGAATATGACAGATGTCAGTCTTTTTAAAGAAATCGTATGGTCGTTTATTCGCCAGAATCCGTGCGATCGAAGATGTTAGTGATAAAATCGCCATATGATGTCAGTATATTTGCACGATATTCCACTTGACCAGGCTCAGCAACGGCTCATGGAAGCCTTGCAGGCCGCGAGCCTGTATGGGCCGCTTGGCGAGGAAGAGATTATTCTCGATGAACGCGCCCTGGGGCGCGT from Chloroflexota bacterium encodes the following:
- a CDS encoding thioredoxin family protein, yielding MLIIKVLGSGCANCKRLEQMARKAVEQLGIEAEITKVTDPTQYADYGVMSTPGLVINEKTVSSGRIPSFPELTSFITSAL
- a CDS encoding helix-turn-helix transcriptional regulator, producing the protein MSNIKSPEKEIGQLLKIIQPVPRLKLLLAIGHREACVCHLEARLGYRQAYISQHLMALRKAKLLLTRREGRYIYYRLAKPAILEVLGEIAQLIGIPAEEFTAHLQSDPLPQCCCPHCGDQSK